One segment of Streptomyces sp. YIM 121038 DNA contains the following:
- a CDS encoding type I polyketide synthase produces MSTDDQVVAALRASLLDNQRLRQENRGLADASREPVAVVAMSCRYPGGVGSPEDLWELLVKERDAVTAFPADRGWDLDGVYDDDPDAPGTSYTREGGFLHDACAFDPGFFGISPREALAMDPQQRLLLETSWEAVERAGIDPRSLKGSRTGVYAGVIYSEYGSRLDRVPDDLEAFLGTGSIASVASGRVAYTLGLEGPAVTLDTACSSSLVAIHLACQALRSGDATLALAGGVTVMATPGLYVGFSRQRGLAPDGRSKSFAAAADGAGFGEGAGMVLLERLSDARRHGHPVLAVVRGSAVNQDGASNGMTAPNGPAQERVIRQALDSAGLAPAEVDAVEAHGTGTVLGDPIEAQALLATYGQDRPAGRPLWVGSLKSNLSHTQAAAGVGGVIKTVLALRHGLLPRTLHVDRPTPQVDWTEGAVSLLTAATPWPATDRPRRAGVSSFGASGTNAHLVLEQAPEEPAPEEPAEEHGEPAAPTGPVAWPLSAKGPAALRGQAAALHAHVLADPALRPADIGLSLATGRSRFADRAVVVGADRGALLDGLGALARGEPLTHGVTGTAPRGGRKAVFVFPGLGAQWPGMAAELLDASPVFAARVAECEQAFAPHLDWSLGGVLRGEDDAPFLDGVEVLQPALFAVMVSLAEVWRSYGVEPAAAVGHSQGEVAAACVAGALTLQDAARVIALRSRALSRVTGGGGMATLMMSGDEAEELLAARGGEVSVAAVNGPRVVVVAGSAAAVRDLVADLTGQGLMAFHIPVDYASHSGAVDAVRDELHAALADIAPRTPAIPLLSAVDADWLTAADLNPGYWFRNLREPVRFHPAVRRLLDEGHRTFVEVSPHPTLTYGIADTAADADAADVEVIGTLRRDDGGPHRLLLALGEAHAAGLPVDWRPAYEGTGARRVGLPTYAFQRQRYWLDAPAPSGDPASTGQSAAGHPLLGAAVDLPDGGTLYTGRLSVAAHPWLADHAVAGAVLLPGVAFLEMAAHAGAPLGCAQVEELTLAAPLLLPDGDEAARGVHLRLAVGPADTEGRRTLAFHSRAEDAAADEPWSQHAGGALAPAPAERAAPARTAWPPAGATPLDVDDLYEAMASRGVAYGPAFRGLRAAWGHGDDLYAEVTLPDGTPDTFAVAHPALLDAALQTTGLRTAAATGDAVPLPFSWSRVTLGPGTGRTLRVALRPDGDDAVTVRVTTEDGRTVADIGALTLRAASYDGLRVADRSLYRVDWSPVDRPAVPAPGAGARWALLAERDARLLPDDFAGSDPAEADAVLLPCPPLAGAEGPEAVHTATADVLERLRARLADPAAASAPLVVLTRGAAGPGAGPGAGAEPVDVPGAAVWGLLRAAQLEHPGRFVLLDTDDPAATAAALPAALAAEEPQLALRDGVLYAPRLARAAAAPDTASPAFDPNGTVLLTGGGGVLAGIIARHLVTRHGVRHLLLLGRRGAEAPGTAELARELGESGAHVTVTACDVADRAALAQALDGIPTEHPLRAVVHTAGVLDDGLLDAQTPRRLSAVLRPKADGARHLHDLTRAADLTAFVVYSSAAGVFGSPGQSTYSAANASLDALMTERHRLGLPATSLAWGLWEQRSALTAELSDTDLRRMRRSGVRGLSAEEGAALFDRALALAEPVLVPVHLDLAAYRDQAVPPLLRGLVKAAPAGPRPAADSAPLRQRLAAAEPGEHGRILLGLVLAQAADVLGHATPEALGAEDAFLSVGFDSLTAVELRNRLAARTGLRLRPTTVLDSGTPARLAERLRGELAQEAAPAAADGPAPGPATDPVGTLFRQACELGRVDEGIALLKNAAALRPDFRTGAELLAAPAKPELLRLCPHDGAPELVCFGSVVALGGAHQYARFAARFRGRYGVSALAAPGFLPGEPVPADLAALLDFQAGTLRAELGGRPLVLLGSSSGGTLAHGVAARLEELGAGPAAVVLLDTYLSDNAGMTQFNDVLVGGMFAREERATPMDGTRLTAMGRYFRLLDTWTPPAVRAPTLLVRACEPLGEPDPDAGDWRATWPTARSVVDVPGDHFSLMEEHVTTTADAVSDWLAEVVDFPPRTTP; encoded by the coding sequence ATGTCCACCGACGACCAGGTGGTGGCGGCCCTGCGGGCCTCCCTCCTCGACAACCAGCGGCTGCGCCAGGAGAACCGCGGCCTCGCCGACGCCTCCCGCGAACCCGTCGCCGTCGTGGCGATGAGCTGCCGCTACCCCGGCGGCGTCGGCTCGCCCGAGGACCTGTGGGAGCTGCTCGTCAAGGAGCGCGACGCCGTCACCGCCTTCCCCGCCGACCGCGGCTGGGACCTCGACGGCGTGTACGACGACGACCCGGACGCCCCCGGCACCTCGTACACCCGCGAAGGCGGCTTCCTGCACGACGCCTGCGCGTTCGACCCCGGCTTCTTCGGGATCTCGCCGCGCGAGGCCCTCGCCATGGACCCCCAGCAGCGCCTCCTCCTGGAGACCTCCTGGGAGGCCGTCGAGCGTGCCGGGATCGATCCGCGCTCCCTCAAGGGCAGCCGCACCGGCGTCTACGCGGGCGTCATCTACAGCGAGTACGGCTCCCGCCTCGACCGGGTCCCCGACGACCTGGAGGCCTTCCTCGGCACCGGCTCCATCGCCAGCGTCGCCTCCGGCCGCGTCGCCTACACCCTGGGTCTCGAAGGTCCCGCGGTCACCCTCGACACCGCCTGCTCCTCCTCCCTGGTCGCCATCCACCTGGCCTGCCAGGCCCTGCGCTCCGGCGACGCCACGCTGGCCCTCGCGGGCGGCGTGACCGTGATGGCCACGCCCGGCCTCTACGTCGGCTTCAGCAGGCAGCGCGGCCTGGCCCCCGACGGGCGCAGCAAGTCCTTCGCCGCCGCCGCCGACGGCGCGGGCTTCGGCGAGGGCGCGGGCATGGTCCTCCTGGAGCGCCTCTCCGACGCCCGGCGGCACGGCCACCCCGTGCTCGCCGTCGTCCGCGGCTCCGCCGTCAACCAGGACGGCGCGAGCAACGGCATGACGGCGCCCAACGGCCCCGCCCAGGAGCGCGTCATCCGGCAGGCCCTGGACAGCGCCGGACTCGCCCCCGCCGAGGTCGACGCCGTCGAGGCGCACGGCACCGGCACCGTCCTCGGCGACCCCATCGAGGCGCAGGCCCTGCTCGCCACCTACGGCCAGGACCGGCCCGCCGGGCGGCCCCTGTGGGTCGGCTCGCTCAAGTCCAACCTCAGCCACACCCAGGCCGCCGCCGGAGTCGGCGGCGTCATCAAGACGGTCCTCGCCCTGCGCCACGGCCTGCTGCCGCGCACGCTGCACGTCGACCGGCCCACCCCGCAGGTCGACTGGACCGAGGGCGCCGTCTCGCTGCTCACCGCCGCCACGCCGTGGCCCGCGACGGACCGCCCGCGCCGCGCCGGGGTCTCCTCCTTCGGGGCCAGCGGCACCAACGCCCACCTCGTCCTCGAACAGGCCCCCGAGGAACCGGCGCCCGAGGAACCGGCGGAGGAGCACGGCGAGCCCGCGGCGCCCACGGGCCCGGTCGCCTGGCCGCTGTCCGCCAAGGGCCCGGCGGCCCTGCGCGGCCAGGCCGCCGCCCTGCACGCCCACGTCCTGGCCGACCCGGCCCTGCGCCCCGCCGACATCGGCCTCTCCCTGGCCACCGGGCGCTCCCGGTTCGCCGACCGCGCCGTCGTCGTGGGCGCCGACCGCGGCGCGCTCCTCGACGGGCTCGGCGCGCTGGCGCGCGGCGAGCCGCTCACCCACGGCGTGACGGGCACCGCCCCGCGCGGCGGCCGCAAGGCGGTGTTCGTCTTCCCCGGGCTCGGCGCCCAGTGGCCCGGCATGGCGGCCGAACTCCTGGACGCCTCGCCGGTGTTCGCCGCCCGCGTGGCGGAGTGCGAGCAGGCCTTCGCCCCCCACCTGGACTGGTCGCTCGGCGGGGTGCTGCGCGGCGAGGACGACGCGCCGTTCCTCGACGGCGTGGAAGTCCTCCAGCCCGCGCTGTTCGCCGTGATGGTCTCCCTCGCCGAGGTGTGGCGCTCGTACGGCGTCGAGCCCGCGGCGGCCGTCGGCCACAGCCAGGGCGAGGTCGCCGCGGCCTGTGTCGCCGGGGCCCTGACCCTCCAGGACGCCGCCCGGGTGATCGCCCTGCGCAGCCGCGCCCTGTCCCGGGTCACCGGCGGGGGCGGCATGGCCACCCTGATGATGTCCGGCGACGAGGCCGAGGAGCTGCTGGCCGCGCGCGGCGGCGAGGTGTCGGTCGCGGCCGTCAACGGCCCGCGCGTCGTGGTCGTCGCGGGTTCCGCGGCCGCCGTCCGCGACCTCGTCGCCGACCTGACCGGGCAGGGCCTCATGGCCTTCCACATCCCGGTCGACTACGCGTCCCACTCCGGTGCCGTCGACGCCGTGCGCGACGAACTGCACGCCGCGCTCGCGGACATCGCCCCGCGCACGCCCGCGATCCCGCTGCTCTCCGCCGTCGACGCCGACTGGCTCACCGCCGCCGACCTCAACCCCGGGTACTGGTTCCGCAACCTGCGCGAGCCCGTCCGCTTCCACCCGGCCGTGCGCCGCCTGCTCGACGAAGGTCACCGCACCTTCGTCGAGGTGAGCCCGCACCCCACGCTCACCTACGGCATCGCGGACACGGCGGCGGACGCGGACGCCGCCGACGTCGAGGTCATCGGCACGCTGCGCCGCGACGACGGCGGCCCGCACCGCCTGCTGCTCGCCCTGGGCGAGGCACACGCGGCCGGGCTCCCCGTCGACTGGCGGCCCGCCTACGAGGGCACCGGCGCGCGCCGCGTCGGCCTGCCCACGTACGCCTTCCAGCGGCAGCGCTACTGGCTGGACGCGCCCGCCCCTTCCGGCGACCCGGCCTCGACGGGCCAGAGCGCCGCCGGGCACCCCCTGCTCGGCGCGGCCGTGGACCTGCCGGACGGCGGCACCCTCTACACCGGCCGCCTCTCGGTGGCCGCCCACCCCTGGCTCGCCGACCACGCCGTCGCCGGTGCCGTCCTGCTGCCCGGCGTGGCCTTCCTGGAGATGGCGGCCCACGCCGGTGCGCCGCTCGGCTGCGCCCAGGTCGAGGAGCTGACCCTGGCCGCGCCGCTGCTCCTGCCCGACGGGGACGAGGCGGCCCGCGGCGTCCACCTCCGGCTCGCCGTGGGCCCGGCCGACACCGAGGGCCGGCGCACGCTCGCCTTCCACTCCCGGGCCGAGGACGCGGCGGCGGACGAGCCCTGGTCCCAGCACGCGGGCGGCGCCCTCGCCCCCGCCCCGGCGGAGCGGGCGGCCCCCGCCCGGACGGCCTGGCCCCCTGCGGGCGCGACACCGCTGGACGTCGACGACCTGTACGAGGCCATGGCCTCCCGAGGTGTCGCGTACGGGCCCGCCTTCCGCGGGCTGCGCGCCGCCTGGGGGCACGGGGACGACCTCTACGCCGAGGTGACCCTGCCCGACGGAACGCCGGACACCTTCGCCGTGGCCCACCCGGCGCTCCTCGACGCCGCCCTCCAGACGACCGGCCTGCGGACCGCGGCGGCCACCGGCGACGCCGTGCCGCTGCCGTTCTCGTGGAGCCGGGTCACCCTCGGCCCGGGCACCGGACGGACCCTGCGCGTGGCCCTGCGGCCCGACGGCGACGACGCCGTGACGGTGCGCGTCACCACCGAGGACGGCCGGACCGTCGCCGACATCGGCGCGTTGACGCTGCGTGCGGCGTCGTACGACGGGCTGCGCGTCGCCGACCGCTCGCTGTACCGCGTCGACTGGTCGCCGGTCGACCGGCCCGCCGTGCCCGCGCCCGGGGCCGGGGCGCGTTGGGCGCTCCTCGCCGAGCGCGACGCGCGGCTCCTGCCCGACGACTTCGCGGGGTCGGACCCTGCCGAGGCCGACGCGGTCCTGCTGCCCTGCCCGCCCCTCGCCGGGGCCGAAGGGCCCGAAGCGGTGCACACCGCCACGGCGGACGTCCTGGAGCGGCTGCGCGCCCGCCTTGCGGACCCCGCGGCCGCGTCGGCTCCGCTCGTGGTCCTGACCCGGGGCGCGGCCGGGCCCGGAGCTGGGCCCGGAGCCGGAGCCGAGCCCGTGGACGTGCCGGGCGCGGCCGTCTGGGGGCTGCTGCGCGCGGCCCAGCTCGAACACCCCGGGCGCTTCGTCCTCCTGGACACCGACGACCCGGCCGCCACGGCCGCCGCCCTGCCCGCGGCACTGGCCGCCGAAGAGCCCCAACTCGCCCTACGCGATGGTGTGTTGTACGCACCGAGACTCGCTCGGGCGGCAGCGGCCCCCGACACCGCGAGCCCCGCCTTCGACCCGAACGGCACCGTCCTGCTGACCGGCGGGGGCGGCGTCCTCGCGGGCATCATCGCCCGCCACCTGGTCACCCGGCACGGCGTACGCCACCTGTTGCTGCTGGGCCGCCGGGGCGCCGAGGCGCCGGGCACGGCCGAACTGGCCCGGGAACTGGGGGAGTCCGGCGCCCACGTCACCGTCACGGCCTGCGACGTGGCCGACCGCGCGGCCCTCGCCCAGGCCCTGGACGGCATCCCCACGGAGCACCCGCTGCGGGCCGTCGTCCACACCGCGGGCGTCCTCGACGACGGGCTGCTCGACGCGCAGACGCCCCGACGGCTGAGCGCCGTGCTGCGGCCCAAGGCGGACGGGGCCCGGCACCTGCACGACCTGACCCGGGCCGCCGACCTGACGGCCTTCGTCGTCTACTCGTCCGCAGCGGGCGTCTTCGGCAGCCCCGGCCAGTCCACCTACTCCGCGGCCAACGCCTCGCTCGACGCCCTCATGACGGAGCGCCACCGCCTCGGCCTGCCCGCCACCTCGCTGGCCTGGGGCCTCTGGGAGCAGCGCAGCGCCCTGACCGCGGAGCTGTCCGACACCGACCTGCGGCGCATGCGCCGCAGCGGTGTGCGCGGCCTCTCCGCCGAGGAGGGCGCAGCCCTGTTCGACCGCGCGCTCGCCCTGGCCGAGCCCGTCCTCGTCCCCGTCCACCTCGACCTCGCCGCCTACCGCGACCAGGCCGTGCCGCCGCTGCTGCGCGGCCTCGTCAAGGCGGCGCCCGCCGGGCCCCGCCCCGCGGCCGACAGCGCGCCGCTGCGGCAGCGCCTCGCCGCCGCGGAGCCGGGCGAGCACGGGCGGATCCTCCTCGGCCTCGTCCTGGCCCAGGCCGCCGACGTGCTCGGCCACGCGACGCCCGAGGCCCTGGGCGCCGAGGACGCGTTCCTCTCCGTCGGCTTCGACTCGCTCACCGCCGTCGAGCTGCGCAACCGCCTCGCCGCCCGCACCGGTCTGCGGCTGCGCCCCACCACGGTCCTCGACAGCGGCACCCCCGCCCGCCTCGCCGAGCGGCTCCGCGGCGAACTGGCCCAGGAGGCGGCACCGGCCGCCGCCGACGGGCCCGCGCCGGGCCCGGCCACGGACCCCGTCGGCACCCTCTTCCGCCAGGCCTGCGAACTCGGCCGCGTCGACGAGGGCATCGCCCTCCTGAAGAACGCCGCCGCGCTGCGCCCCGACTTCCGCACCGGCGCCGAACTCCTCGCGGCCCCGGCCAAGCCCGAACTGCTGCGCCTGTGCCCGCACGACGGCGCCCCGGAACTGGTCTGCTTCGGCTCCGTCGTCGCGCTCGGCGGTGCCCACCAGTACGCCCGCTTCGCCGCGCGGTTCCGCGGCCGGTACGGCGTCAGCGCCCTCGCTGCCCCCGGCTTCCTGCCCGGCGAACCGGTCCCGGCCGACCTGGCCGCGCTGCTCGACTTCCAGGCCGGGACCCTGCGCGCGGAGCTCGGCGGGCGGCCCCTCGTCCTGCTGGGCTCCTCCTCCGGCGGCACGCTCGCGCACGGCGTCGCGGCCCGTCTGGAGGAGCTGGGCGCGGGCCCGGCCGCCGTGGTCCTGCTCGACACGTACCTGTCGGACAACGCCGGGATGACGCAGTTCAACGACGTCCTGGTCGGCGGGATGTTCGCCCGCGAGGAGCGCGCCACCCCCATGGACGGCACCCGGCTCACCGCCATGGGCCGCTACTTCCGCCTCCTCGACACCTGGACACCCCCCGCCGTGCGGGCGCCCACCCTGCTCGTCCGCGCCTGCGAGCCGCTCGGCGAACCGGACCCCGACGCGGGTGACTGGCGCGCCACCTGGCCCACCGCGCGGTCCGTCGTGGACGTGCCCGGTGACCACTTCTCCCTAATGGAGGAGCACGTCACCACCACCGCGGACGCCGTCTCCGACTGGCTCGCCGAGGTCGTCGACTTCCCACCCCGCACCACGCCCTGA